In Camelus dromedarius isolate mCamDro1 chromosome 24, mCamDro1.pat, whole genome shotgun sequence, one genomic interval encodes:
- the SAP25 gene encoding histone deacetylase complex subunit SAP25, whose amino-acid sequence MLPWYPRRWSVGEEQAPEEQGLSAGSDPGEAWDSGEESLGELGTPPQDSPQPRSRRPSWTQQEQLLSWPPPGLAAQQPPGTTVPVSPQMTWELAPPRMTLLAPWDPNYEAKAGPRLVWGPSCASGASFSGRTLCHPSFWPLYEAASSRVLRPGLAGHQSGEQVPRDAGLPVMCCEDVFLSDPLLPCGQRVPLYLSEAPHQVMGCLKLLLPPPIMSPWVLPTPSSGCCTTWLSGPELIALTGLLQMSQGEPRPSSSKAPTPPAGPLAPISDHPGASGGRSCSHCTDPSLPGASDTHCP is encoded by the exons ATGTTGCCCTGGTACCCCCGGCGGTGGAGCGTGGGCGAGGAGCAGGCGCCCGAGGAACAAGGCCTTTCGGCAGGCAGCGACCCTGGCGAGGCTTGGGACTCTGGAGAGGAATCCCTGGGGGAGCTGGGAACACCCCCACAGGACAG TCCTCAGCCCAGGTCCCGAAGGCCTTCCTGGACCCAGCAAGAACAGCTGCTGTCATGGCCTCCCCCAGGCTTGGCTGCCCAGCAACCCCCTGGAACCACAG TTCCTGTCTCCCCACAAATGACCTGGGAGTTGGCTCCACCAAGGATGACCCTGCTGGCACCATGGGACCCCAACTATGAGGCTAAAGCAGGACCTCGCCTAGTGTGG GGGCCCAGCTGTGCGTCTGGAGCCTCCTTCTCAGGCCGGACCTTGTGTCATCCTTCATTCTGGCCGCTGTACGAGGCAGCTTCAAGCAGGGTCCTCAGGCCTGGTCTAGCAGGACATCAGAGTGGAGAGCAGGTGCCCAGGGATGCAG GGCTCCCAGTGATGTGCTGTGAAGATGTCTTTCTTTCAGACCCACTGCTGCCTTGTGGGCAGCGTGTTCCCCTGTACCTGTCTGAGGCCCCTCACCAG gtCATGGGCTGTCTGAAGCTGCTGCTCCCACCCCCGATCATGTCCCCCTGGGTCCTCCCCACTCCATCCTCTGGCTGCTGCACCACCTGGCTCAGTGGGCCTGAGCTGATAGCCCTCACCGGCCTCCTGCAGATGAGCCAGGGAGAGCCGAGACCCAGCTCATCCAAGGCTCCCACGCCCCCTGCTGGCCCCCTAGCCCCTATCTCTGACCACCCAGGCGCCAGTGGTGGCCGGAGCTGTTCTCACTGCACTGACCCATCTCTCCCAGGGGCCTCAGACACCCATTGTCCATAG